One segment of Thermoanaerobacter kivui DNA contains the following:
- a CDS encoding redox-sensing transcriptional repressor Rex, giving the protein MSKKTIVSMAVIRRLPRYHRYLEELLKNDVKRISSRELSEKMGVTASQIRQDLSNYGGFGQQGYGYNVEELYNSLTKILGLDKTYNTIIIGAGNLGQAIANYTRFEKSGFNLKGIFDINPRLFGLKIRDVEVMDVETVEDFIACNKIDIGILCIPKDNAQYTADRLVKAGIKAIWNFSPIDLKVPDDVILENVHLSDSLFTLSYRLNEEELFKKLKGETVKTNG; this is encoded by the coding sequence TTGAGCAAAAAAACCATAGTATCAATGGCTGTAATAAGAAGGCTTCCAAGGTACCACAGATATCTGGAGGAACTTCTTAAAAACGATGTAAAGCGGATATCTTCAAGGGAATTAAGTGAGAAAATGGGAGTTACTGCCTCTCAGATCAGACAAGATTTAAGTAATTATGGTGGCTTTGGTCAACAAGGGTATGGATATAATGTCGAGGAACTTTACAATAGCCTGACGAAAATTTTAGGACTTGATAAGACATATAATACTATTATCATAGGGGCAGGGAATCTCGGGCAAGCGATTGCTAATTATACCAGATTTGAAAAGTCCGGTTTTAATTTAAAAGGGATTTTTGACATTAATCCACGGTTGTTTGGGCTTAAAATCAGGGATGTTGAAGTGATGGACGTAGAAACTGTAGAGGATTTTATTGCTTGTAACAAAATCGACATTGGCATTTTGTGTATTCCTAAAGATAATGCTCAATATACTGCTGACAGATTAGTGAAGGCAGGAATTAAGGCGATATGGAATTTTTCGCCTATAGATTTAAAAGTGCCTGATGACGTAATTTTAGAGAATGTCCATTTGAGTGATAGCTTATTCACTTTGTCTTACAGGTTAAATGAAGAGGAACTTTTTAAAAAGTTAAAAGGAGAGACTGTGAAAACAAATGGATAG